One region of Acidobacteriota bacterium genomic DNA includes:
- a CDS encoding DUF433 domain-containing protein, whose amino-acid sequence MLAGILANLVPWLTTEEIVETYPSVSADAVKAALQYAVELARERITRLGA is encoded by the coding sequence ATGCTCGCTGGCATCCTGGCCAATCTCGTCCCGTGGCTGACCACTGAGGAGATTGTCGAGACCTACCCGTCCGTTTCCGCCGATGCGGTCAAGGCGGCACTGCAATACGCGGTGGAGTTGGCCAGGGAGCGGATAACGCGTTTGGGTGCGTAG
- a CDS encoding DUF1501 domain-containing protein — translation MDPRPEMGLLLTRRHFFGLGSTGIGTAALATLLNRDLGAAVLGRASSSGDTTGGLPGLPHYAPTAKRVIYLFQSGAPSQMELFDYKPGLQDLRGTELPDSIRKGQRLTGMTATQSSFPVAPTLFKFGQHGPSGAWVSELMPHTAGIADDISFVKSMHTEAINHDPAVTFFQTGAQLAGRPSIGSWISYGLGSDTEDLPSFVVMVSMGTGAPGGQPLYDRLWGSGFLPTRYQGVKFRSVGDPVLYLSNPPGLNRASRRRFLDDLGRLNELKAREYHDPEINTRISQYEMAYRMQASVPDLTDLSDEPERIFELYGPESRKPGTFAANCLLARRLAERGVRFIQLFHRGWDQHNRLPKQIRGQCYDTDQPSAALVQDLKERGLLEDTLVIWGGEFGRTVYSQGRLTEDDYGRDHHPRCFTIWLAGGGIQPGIVHGETDDFSYNITRDPVHVHDLQATILHCLGIDHTRLTYKYQGRDFRLTDVHGHLVKPILS, via the coding sequence ATGGATCCACGACCTGAAATGGGTCTGCTCCTGACCCGGCGTCACTTCTTCGGGCTCGGGAGCACAGGCATCGGGACGGCGGCTCTGGCGACGCTCCTGAACCGTGACCTGGGCGCTGCGGTTCTGGGAAGGGCCTCCTCCTCCGGGGACACGACCGGCGGGTTGCCCGGCCTTCCCCATTACGCCCCCACCGCCAAACGGGTGATCTACCTGTTTCAATCGGGGGCCCCGTCGCAAATGGAGCTTTTCGACTACAAGCCGGGACTGCAGGACCTGCGAGGAACGGAGCTTCCCGACTCCATCCGCAAAGGGCAGCGCCTGACCGGCATGACGGCCACCCAGTCCAGCTTCCCGGTGGCTCCCACGCTGTTCAAGTTCGGCCAGCACGGCCCGTCAGGCGCTTGGGTCAGCGAACTCATGCCGCATACGGCCGGGATCGCCGACGACATCAGTTTCGTGAAATCGATGCACACGGAGGCCATCAATCACGATCCGGCGGTCACCTTCTTCCAGACCGGAGCCCAGTTGGCCGGCCGGCCCAGCATCGGCTCCTGGATCTCCTACGGTCTGGGCAGCGACACCGAGGACCTGCCGTCATTCGTGGTCATGGTCTCCATGGGAACGGGTGCGCCCGGCGGTCAGCCTCTTTACGACCGGCTCTGGGGCAGCGGTTTCCTACCGACACGCTACCAGGGGGTGAAGTTCCGGTCCGTGGGAGACCCGGTCCTGTACCTTTCGAATCCACCCGGTTTGAATCGGGCCAGCCGTCGGCGTTTTCTGGACGATCTGGGCCGCCTCAACGAGCTCAAGGCCCGGGAGTACCACGACCCCGAGATCAACACGCGGATCTCTCAGTACGAGATGGCCTACCGGATGCAGGCGTCGGTCCCGGATCTGACCGATCTCTCGGACGAGCCGGAGCGGATCTTCGAACTGTACGGCCCCGAGTCCCGGAAGCCGGGCACCTTCGCGGCCAACTGCCTGCTGGCGCGGCGTCTGGCCGAGCGAGGCGTACGGTTCATCCAACTCTTTCACCGGGGCTGGGATCAGCACAACCGCCTTCCCAAGCAGATCCGGGGCCAGTGCTACGATACGGACCAACCGTCGGCCGCCCTGGTTCAGGACCTCAAGGAACGAGGGCTACTGGAGGACACCCTGGTGATCTGGGGAGGAGAGTTCGGACGAACGGTCTACTCCCAGGGGCGTCTCACCGAGGACGACTACGGGCGGGACCATCATCCCCGTTGCTTCACCATCTGGTTAGCCGGAGGGGGCATCCAACCGGGAATCGTCCATGGAGAGACCGACGACTTCAGCTACAACATCACCCGGGACCCGGTCCACGTCCATGATCTCCAGGCCACCATCCTTCACTGCCTGGGAATCGACCACACCCGCTTGACCTACAAGTACCAGGGCCGGGACTTCAGGCTCACCGACGTGCATGGCCACTTGGTGAAACCGATCCTCTCCTGA
- a CDS encoding class I SAM-dependent DNA methyltransferase has protein sequence MRRTRTHSKPRRQGAAKVGYESQLWQMADALRGSMDAAEYKHVVLGLIFLKYISDAFQEAHTRLEAEVGTGADPEDPDEYRAQNIFWVPAEARWVKLKAQAKQPTIGRLVDDAMAGIERDNPALKGVLPKDYARPALDKTRLGLIIDLISNIRVGDEEARSKDVLGRVYEYFLSQFASAEGKKGGEFYTPRCIVKLLVEMLEPYRGRVYDPCCGSSGMFVQSVEFIRAYATGNGNGGQLPRGARADISIYGQESNYTTWRLAKMNLAIRGIEGQIAHGDTFHNDRHPDLKADYILANPPFNVSDWGGARLREDRRWQYGVPPIRNANFAWVQHMVHHLAPAGAAGFVLANGSMSSNQSGEGKIRKSLIEADLVDCMVALPGQLFYSTQIPACLWFLARDRKGGKLRDRQGAILFIDARKLGRMVDRTHRELTDEDITRISETYHAWRDGEDIDEYADVPGYCKSATLELVRKHGHVLTPGRYVGVEPQPEDLEPFEEKMGRLTAQWREQQAEAAKLDAKIEANLVALGFGNRESS, from the coding sequence TTGCGAAGAACCAGGACACACTCCAAGCCCAGGCGTCAAGGCGCAGCCAAGGTGGGCTATGAGTCTCAGCTTTGGCAGATGGCTGACGCCCTGCGCGGCAGCATGGATGCAGCCGAGTACAAGCACGTCGTCCTGGGTCTGATCTTCCTCAAGTATATCTCCGACGCCTTCCAGGAAGCCCACACTCGCCTCGAGGCTGAAGTCGGTACGGGGGCTGACCCAGAGGACCCGGACGAGTACCGGGCCCAGAACATCTTCTGGGTGCCGGCCGAAGCGCGCTGGGTGAAGCTGAAGGCACAGGCCAAGCAACCCACCATCGGCCGGCTGGTGGACGATGCCATGGCCGGGATTGAGCGCGACAATCCGGCGCTGAAGGGAGTGCTGCCCAAGGACTATGCTCGGCCAGCGCTGGACAAGACCCGCTTGGGCCTAATTATCGATCTGATCAGCAACATCCGGGTGGGCGATGAGGAGGCCCGATCCAAGGATGTGCTGGGGCGTGTCTACGAGTATTTTCTGTCGCAGTTCGCCAGCGCCGAAGGCAAGAAGGGGGGCGAATTCTACACGCCGCGCTGCATCGTCAAGCTGCTGGTGGAGATGCTGGAGCCTTATCGGGGCCGGGTCTACGATCCCTGCTGCGGTTCCTCGGGGATGTTCGTGCAGTCGGTGGAGTTCATCCGCGCCTACGCCACCGGCAATGGCAACGGCGGGCAACTTCCCAGGGGCGCCCGGGCCGACATCTCCATCTACGGCCAGGAATCTAACTACACCACTTGGCGACTCGCCAAGATGAATCTGGCTATCCGGGGCATCGAGGGTCAGATCGCCCATGGAGACACGTTTCATAACGACCGCCACCCTGATCTGAAGGCCGACTATATCCTGGCCAATCCTCCGTTCAATGTTTCCGACTGGGGCGGTGCCCGCCTGCGAGAAGACCGGCGCTGGCAGTACGGGGTGCCGCCGATCAGGAACGCCAACTTCGCCTGGGTGCAGCACATGGTCCACCATCTGGCCCCCGCCGGCGCGGCCGGGTTCGTGCTGGCCAACGGATCGATGTCCTCCAACCAATCGGGCGAGGGAAAGATTCGCAAGAGCCTGATCGAAGCCGACCTGGTGGACTGCATGGTGGCCCTGCCGGGTCAGCTCTTCTACTCCACCCAGATCCCCGCTTGCCTCTGGTTTCTTGCCCGCGACCGGAAGGGCGGCAAGTTGCGCGACCGGCAGGGCGCGATCCTCTTCATCGACGCCCGCAAGCTGGGCCGCATGGTGGACCGAACCCATCGCGAGTTGACGGATGAAGACATTACTCGCATTTCCGAGACCTACCATGCCTGGCGCGACGGGGAGGATATAGACGAATATGCCGACGTGCCGGGCTATTGCAAAAGCGCGACACTAGAGTTAGTACGCAAGCATGGCCACGTGCTCACTCCCGGCCGCTATGTGGGCGTGGAGCCGCAGCCGGAGGACCTGGAGCCGTTCGAGGAGAAGATGGGACGCCTCACCGCACAATGGCGGGAGCAGCAAGCCGAGGCAGCGAAACTGGACGCGAAGATTGAGGCCAACCTTGTGGCGCTAGGATTCGGCAATCGGGAGTCATCGTAA
- a CDS encoding HI0074 family nucleotidyltransferase substrate-binding subunit, which yields MKLDYSSLERAVAQLQKSFDYLHSDLARKDAGLREQFRAATIQAFEFSYELAIKMIRRQLAQIVANPDELKQIDYADLMRDAADAGIVRDVSAYLRYREMRNKTSHTYNVDRAEKTVAAMDEFLRDVRFLLKELERRNRAAD from the coding sequence ATGAAGCTCGATTATTCGTCTTTGGAACGTGCGGTTGCGCAATTACAAAAGAGCTTTGACTATCTTCACTCCGATCTGGCGCGGAAGGATGCCGGATTGCGTGAGCAGTTTCGCGCAGCCACCATCCAGGCGTTCGAGTTCAGCTACGAGTTGGCCATTAAGATGATCCGAAGACAACTTGCCCAGATCGTTGCCAATCCCGACGAATTGAAACAGATCGATTATGCTGACTTGATGCGCGACGCGGCGGACGCCGGCATCGTTCGCGACGTTTCAGCGTACTTGCGTTATCGGGAGATGCGCAACAAGACATCCCACACCTACAACGTGGACCGGGCGGAAAAGACCGTCGCGGCAATGGACGAGTTCCTGCGCGACGTGCGGTTCCTCTTGAAGGAGCTGGAGAGGCGTAACCGTGCAGCCGATTGA
- a CDS encoding hemolysin family protein, producing the protein MGTLLTVAALTLIISGLCSLFEATLYSTTVPSLEAARAKGRRRHLARRFLTMKTSIARPTSAILILNTLANTGGATIAGMYAAQVLGVSWVPVFSGGLTLGILLLSEILPKTYGAVHWRRLWPFIVWPLAGMEKLFYPVIRSLEGLTRLLTRRAPVGQPTEGEILSMIRLGARSGELSPTELQLLNSVFRFDEMVCRQAMVPRREVAFLRLDDHLDEALALARQTRHSRYPLCRTSLDDAMGLIHVKDLLNVPRDQSPDLVSLARSFPAIPETLPLSKLLRRMQAERLHMALVVDEHGTAVGVITLENVLEELVGAVQDEFDQEAPDIVADGQDRFRVRGQISLGWLNQELELELEAPHVDTLSGLIVSHLGRLPARGDVLELEQVTARVLEVKQGLASQVRLQIKPKAPDL; encoded by the coding sequence ATGGGCACCTTGCTCACGGTGGCCGCGCTCACACTGATTATTTCGGGATTGTGCTCGCTCTTCGAGGCGACTCTGTACTCGACGACGGTCCCCAGCCTCGAGGCCGCCCGGGCCAAAGGCCGGAGACGCCACTTGGCGCGGCGCTTCCTGACCATGAAGACGTCCATCGCCCGCCCCACCTCGGCCATCCTGATCCTGAACACCCTCGCCAATACGGGCGGCGCCACCATCGCCGGAATGTACGCCGCCCAGGTCCTGGGGGTGTCCTGGGTCCCGGTCTTTTCAGGGGGCCTGACCCTGGGAATTCTGCTGTTGTCGGAAATCCTGCCCAAAACCTACGGCGCCGTTCATTGGCGCCGGCTCTGGCCCTTCATCGTCTGGCCGTTGGCGGGCATGGAGAAGCTCTTCTACCCGGTCATCCGGTCTCTGGAGGGGCTGACCCGGCTGCTGACCCGCCGGGCTCCGGTGGGCCAGCCGACCGAGGGAGAGATTCTCTCCATGATCCGGTTGGGCGCCCGTTCGGGAGAGTTGAGCCCCACCGAACTGCAACTTTTGAACTCCGTCTTCCGCTTCGACGAGATGGTCTGCCGACAGGCCATGGTGCCGCGCCGCGAGGTCGCCTTTCTGAGATTGGACGATCATCTGGACGAAGCCCTGGCGCTGGCGCGGCAGACGCGCCACTCCCGCTATCCGCTTTGCCGGACGTCGCTGGATGACGCCATGGGCCTGATCCACGTTAAAGACCTCCTCAATGTCCCCCGGGATCAGAGCCCGGACCTGGTCTCCCTGGCCCGATCCTTCCCGGCGATCCCGGAAACCCTGCCCTTGAGCAAGCTGTTGCGGCGCATGCAGGCCGAACGCCTCCACATGGCCCTGGTGGTGGACGAACATGGGACCGCGGTGGGGGTCATCACCCTGGAGAACGTGCTGGAGGAACTGGTGGGAGCGGTTCAGGACGAGTTCGACCAGGAGGCGCCGGACATTGTGGCCGATGGCCAGGATCGATTCCGGGTCCGGGGTCAGATCTCTCTGGGCTGGCTCAACCAGGAGCTGGAGCTGGAACTGGAGGCTCCGCATGTCGACACCCTCTCCGGCCTGATCGTGAGCCACCTGGGGCGCCTGCCCGCAAGAGGCGACGTGCTGGAGCTGGAACAGGTCACGGCCCGCGTGCTGGAGGTCAAGCAGGGACTGGCGTCCCAAGTCCGCCTTCAAATCAAGCCCAAGGCTCCGGACCTGTGA
- a CDS encoding type I restriction endonuclease subunit R: MTTLTEADVEQVALEWLAGLGWEVAHGPDIAPDTPNAERDDYGQVVLKKRLRDALADLNPTLPAAALKDAFRKLTRPEGATLEARNRAFHRILVDGVTVEYRTSDEQISATRGAQVLVIDFDNPSKNDLVAINQFTVSENNNTRRPDVVLFVNGLPLGIIELKNPADEDATIWTAWQQLQTYKAELPALFAMNAALMVSDGVEARIGTLTAGREWFKPWRTISGESLADPKLTQLQVMLQGVCTPGRFLALVRDFIVFEDDGSGELVKKMAGYHQFHAVQVAVAETVRATEMQQELAAVAEPTSPYEPVRKPGGAVGDRRIGVVWHTQGSGKSLTMAFYAGRIIRELAMENPTIVVLTDRNDLDDQLFGTFSRCRDLLRQPPVQAESRADLRARLAVDVGGVVFTTIQKFFPEEKGDTHPSLSQRRNIVVIADEAHRSQYDYIDGFARHMRDALPKASFVGFTGTPVELQDANTRAVFGDYISIYDIHRSVEDGATVPIYYESRLAKLALDETEKPRIDPEFEEATEGEEIERKEKLKTKWAQLEALVGTEKRLKLVAKDIVAHFEKRLEAMDGKAMVVCMSRRICIDLYRELVSLRPDWHHEDDGQGILKVVMTGSASDPHDWQPHIRNKPRREALAKRFRNPSDSLQIVLVRDMWLTGFDAPSLHTMYMDKPMRAHGLMQAIARVNRVFGDKPGGLVVDYLGLAHELKRALATYTESGGSGKTAVDQKEAVAVMLEKYEICCGLFHGFDGSRWTTGTPQERLGLLPAAQEHILAQENGKERCLIAVRELSQAFALAVPHPETSRIRDEVGFFQAVRAILMKRADSKVRSQQQLDHAVRQIISRAVASEGVVDIFTAAGLKKPDISILSEEFLAEVRGMPQRNLAVELLQKLLKGELVTRRRKNVVQARSFAEMLEQTLRRYQNRAVEAAQVIEELIQLAREMREANTRGERLGLSEDELAFYDSLETNDSAVKILGDETLRGIARELVDTVRNNVTIDWTLRENVRARLRVLVKRILRKHGYPPDKQEKATRTVLEQAEVLSPQWAA; this comes from the coding sequence ATGACCACCCTCACCGAAGCCGATGTGGAGCAGGTGGCCCTCGAGTGGCTGGCAGGCCTCGGCTGGGAGGTGGCGCACGGACCGGACATCGCTCCGGATACGCCCAATGCCGAGCGTGACGATTACGGACAGGTGGTTTTGAAGAAACGGCTACGGGATGCCCTGGCCGACCTGAACCCCACCCTGCCCGCCGCGGCGCTGAAGGACGCCTTCCGCAAGCTGACCCGCCCCGAAGGTGCCACCCTCGAAGCCCGCAACCGGGCTTTCCACCGGATACTGGTGGACGGCGTGACGGTGGAGTACCGAACTTCCGATGAGCAGATAAGCGCCACCCGGGGAGCCCAAGTGCTGGTCATTGATTTCGATAATCCCTCCAAAAACGACTTGGTGGCGATCAACCAGTTCACCGTCAGCGAGAACAACAACACTCGCCGTCCCGACGTGGTGTTGTTCGTCAACGGCTTGCCGCTCGGGATCATCGAACTCAAGAATCCAGCCGACGAAGACGCCACCATCTGGACCGCTTGGCAGCAACTCCAGACCTACAAGGCCGAGTTGCCGGCGCTGTTTGCCATGAACGCGGCCCTGATGGTTTCCGACGGGGTGGAGGCGCGCATCGGGACGCTCACTGCCGGCCGAGAGTGGTTCAAGCCCTGGCGCACCATCTCCGGAGAGAGCTTGGCCGATCCCAAATTGACCCAACTCCAAGTGATGCTACAAGGTGTCTGCACACCCGGCCGGTTTTTGGCTCTGGTCCGGGACTTTATCGTGTTCGAGGACGACGGCAGCGGTGAACTGGTCAAGAAGATGGCTGGCTACCATCAGTTTCACGCCGTCCAGGTGGCCGTGGCAGAGACCGTCCGCGCAACCGAAATGCAACAGGAATTGGCGGCCGTCGCCGAGCCAACCAGCCCGTACGAACCGGTCCGGAAACCGGGCGGTGCTGTCGGGGACCGCCGCATCGGGGTGGTCTGGCACACCCAGGGTTCGGGCAAGAGCCTGACCATGGCGTTCTACGCCGGGCGCATCATCCGCGAGCTGGCCATGGAGAACCCCACCATCGTTGTCCTCACCGACCGGAACGACCTGGACGACCAGCTTTTTGGCACCTTTTCCCGTTGCCGGGACCTCTTGCGTCAGCCCCCGGTACAGGCCGAAAGCCGGGCGGATCTGCGCGCTAGGCTGGCGGTCGACGTGGGCGGGGTGGTGTTCACGACCATTCAGAAGTTCTTCCCCGAGGAGAAAGGCGATACCCATCCTTCGCTTTCCCAACGCCGCAACATCGTGGTGATTGCCGACGAGGCCCATCGCAGCCAGTACGACTACATCGACGGATTCGCCCGCCACATGCGGGACGCGCTGCCCAAGGCCTCCTTCGTTGGCTTCACGGGGACGCCCGTCGAGCTTCAGGACGCCAACACGCGGGCCGTGTTCGGTGACTACATCAGCATCTACGACATTCATCGTTCCGTCGAGGACGGAGCCACGGTTCCCATCTACTACGAGAGCCGCCTCGCCAAGCTGGCCCTGGACGAGACCGAAAAGCCTAGAATCGATCCCGAGTTCGAGGAGGCCACCGAGGGTGAGGAGATAGAGCGCAAGGAGAAGCTGAAGACCAAATGGGCCCAACTGGAAGCCCTGGTAGGGACGGAGAAGCGGTTGAAGCTGGTTGCTAAAGACATCGTTGCCCACTTCGAGAAGCGCCTGGAAGCGATGGACGGCAAGGCGATGGTGGTGTGCATGAGCCGCCGCATCTGCATCGACCTCTATCGGGAGTTGGTGAGCCTGCGCCCCGATTGGCATCATGAGGATGACGGCCAGGGAATTCTCAAGGTGGTGATGACCGGCTCGGCCTCCGACCCACACGACTGGCAACCGCACATCCGCAACAAGCCGCGTCGGGAAGCGCTGGCCAAGCGATTCCGGAACCCGTCCGATTCCTTGCAGATAGTGCTGGTTCGGGACATGTGGCTGACCGGTTTCGACGCACCCAGCCTGCACACCATGTACATGGACAAGCCGATGCGTGCCCACGGGTTAATGCAGGCCATCGCCCGCGTCAACCGCGTCTTCGGGGACAAGCCGGGCGGCCTGGTCGTCGACTACTTAGGCTTGGCCCATGAGCTCAAGCGCGCCTTGGCAACCTACACCGAGAGCGGCGGTAGCGGGAAGACCGCGGTGGATCAGAAAGAAGCGGTGGCCGTGATGTTGGAGAAGTACGAGATCTGCTGCGGTCTGTTTCACGGCTTCGACGGTTCCCGGTGGACTACTGGCACCCCCCAGGAGCGGTTGGGACTGCTGCCGGCCGCTCAGGAGCACATCCTGGCCCAAGAGAACGGCAAAGAGCGCTGCCTGATCGCCGTACGGGAGCTCTCGCAAGCCTTTGCGCTGGCCGTGCCTCACCCGGAAACGTCTCGAATTCGCGACGAGGTGGGGTTCTTCCAAGCGGTGCGGGCGATATTGATGAAACGTGCCGACTCCAAAGTAAGGTCGCAACAGCAACTGGATCATGCCGTCCGCCAGATTATCTCGCGCGCGGTGGCCTCCGAGGGTGTAGTGGACATCTTCACCGCCGCGGGACTGAAGAAGCCGGACATCTCGATTCTGTCGGAGGAGTTTTTGGCCGAAGTCCGGGGAATGCCACAGCGCAACCTTGCCGTGGAGCTGTTGCAGAAGCTGCTCAAAGGCGAGCTCGTCACACGTCGGCGCAAGAACGTGGTCCAGGCGCGTTCCTTTGCCGAGATGTTGGAACAAACCCTGCGCCGCTATCAAAACCGCGCCGTCGAAGCCGCACAGGTGATCGAGGAGTTGATTCAACTAGCCCGAGAGATGCGGGAAGCCAACACTCGCGGCGAGAGGCTGGGACTTTCAGAGGACGAACTGGCTTTCTACGACTCGTTGGAGACCAACGACAGCGCGGTGAAGATATTGGGCGACGAGACGCTGCGGGGCATCGCCCGGGAGTTGGTGGACACTGTGCGTAACAACGTCACCATCGACTGGACGCTGCGGGAAAATGTGCGGGCGCGCCTCCGTGTGCTGGTCAAGCGCATCCTGCGTAAGCATGGATACCCGCCCGACAAGCAGGAAAAAGCAACCCGGACGGTGTTGGAGCAGGCTGAGGTGCTGTCGCCCCAGTGGGCTGCCTGA
- a CDS encoding restriction endonuclease subunit S: MQPIDVSPTKLETVREILGQHVPELEVRAFGSRVDWTARETSDLDLVLMTDAPMDIGKMVALKAAFTKSNLPFRVDIVDWASTSESFRNVIQREYVKLQLWVRSKQVGVPKKRREVVLSEIAELVMGQSPPGSTYNDAGDGLPFFQGVKDFNYRYPTPRVFCSAPARIAQPGEILLSVRAPIGRVNVADRECATGRGLAIIRPLVPSDARYLEFVLRHMESNWDVLESGGSVFGNATKRDLQSLPLPWPSDGTERQAIAHILGTLDDKIELNRRMNETLEAMARTLFKSWFVDFDPVRDKMEGRWRRGETLPGLPAHLYDLFPDRLVDSELGEIPEGWEVKTLGDCFDLTMGQSPPGSTYNELGEGLPFFQGNADFGSRYPKKRRHCTAPTRLARPDDTLVSVRAPVGAINMAWERCCIGRGVGALRHRSGLRSFTYYSIWTLQPVLAEYKHTGTVFGAINREQFEALMVIEPPPDLINCFETYSREWDDHIQTNTLESGALAAQRDALLPRLVSGKVRVGEELQHAV; this comes from the coding sequence GTGCAGCCGATTGATGTCAGTCCCACCAAATTGGAGACGGTGCGCGAAATCCTGGGACAGCACGTACCGGAGTTGGAGGTACGCGCCTTCGGCTCCCGTGTGGACTGGACGGCCAGGGAAACTTCCGATCTCGATCTTGTGCTAATGACCGACGCGCCAATGGACATTGGGAAAATGGTGGCGTTAAAGGCCGCCTTCACCAAATCCAACCTGCCCTTTCGCGTGGACATTGTGGATTGGGCGAGCACGTCCGAGAGCTTTCGGAACGTGATCCAGCGGGAGTACGTGAAATTGCAGCTTTGGGTACGTTCCAAACAGGTAGGTGTTCCGAAGAAGCGGCGGGAGGTTGTGCTTAGCGAGATTGCCGAATTGGTAATGGGTCAATCACCCCCTGGCTCGACGTATAATGATGCCGGAGATGGGCTGCCGTTTTTCCAAGGGGTTAAGGACTTTAACTACCGCTATCCGACTCCAAGGGTGTTCTGTTCGGCACCGGCCCGGATCGCCCAGCCCGGTGAGATCCTGTTAAGTGTACGAGCTCCGATTGGTCGAGTGAATGTTGCGGATCGGGAATGTGCTACCGGTCGCGGTCTTGCCATAATAAGACCGCTTGTGCCATCAGACGCTCGCTATCTTGAGTTTGTCCTTCGGCACATGGAGTCAAATTGGGATGTGCTTGAAAGTGGCGGCTCCGTGTTCGGAAATGCTACAAAGCGAGATCTTCAGTCTCTGCCTCTTCCATGGCCAAGCGATGGCACCGAGCGTCAAGCAATCGCTCACATCCTGGGCACACTGGACGACAAGATCGAACTCAACCGGCGGATGAACGAGACGCTGGAGGCGATGGCGCGGACGCTATTCAAATCGTGGTTCGTGGATTTCGATCCCGTCCGCGATAAGATGGAAGGCCGCTGGCGGCGAGGAGAGACGCTGCCCGGCCTGCCTGCCCATCTCTACGATCTCTTCCCCGACCGGCTGGTAGACTCGGAGTTGGGGGAGATTCCAGAGGGATGGGAGGTGAAGACGCTGGGGGATTGCTTCGACTTAACAATGGGGCAATCTCCTCCTGGCAGCACCTATAACGAACTAGGTGAAGGTTTACCTTTTTTTCAGGGCAACGCCGACTTCGGATCGCGGTATCCGAAGAAGAGAAGGCACTGCACTGCTCCAACTCGGCTTGCCCGTCCAGATGACACCCTTGTCAGCGTCAGGGCACCAGTTGGTGCGATAAATATGGCATGGGAACGTTGCTGCATTGGAAGGGGAGTCGGCGCTCTTAGACACAGATCCGGCTTGAGGTCATTCACCTATTATTCTATCTGGACACTGCAACCGGTACTAGCGGAGTATAAGCATACAGGCACAGTATTCGGCGCTATCAACAGAGAGCAGTTTGAGGCGCTAATGGTGATTGAGCCCCCACCGGATTTGATCAATTGCTTTGAAACCTATTCTCGGGAATGGGACGACCACATCCAGACAAATACATTGGAGTCCGGCGCCCTCGCCGCGCAAAGGGATGCGCTGTTGCCGAGACTAGTCTCGGGTAAGGTTAGAGTGGGTGAGGAACTCCAACATGCCGTATGA